In Euphorbia lathyris chromosome 2, ddEupLath1.1, whole genome shotgun sequence, the sequence TGGTTTGCTATGAAATCTATTTGGCAAAAGAACGCCATTCATGAGTACACACACTTGATTGAATGTGAATTAGGTGGGGGGAAGGGAGTAAAAATGAGTTGTTTCACATACTCTTGTCTGGAGCAAAAtagcaaaaacaatcattcaaGGGATGGGACATCTAATGCTCTATATTATGTCTATGACTGaatagaaaatttaaaattgataTCAAAACGGGTGCATAAAACTATTTTATACTACTTGTCGGATGGTTCCTTTGACTCAATACTTTGCTTAAATTGAAATCCCTTAATTACACTAGCAGTTGTGAAATCACAGCAGCATATAACATCACTCAATTCACAGCAGCACAATCAAGCTATTAAATCTCTGAAGACTAATGGAAGCcgtttatcaataacaagtcGCAACGGAAACTATTCAAGCTAAGTGCTAACAGTCCAGAGATTCAGAGGGATGAAGCATGAGGAATTTGGTTCCTCGCGATTAGGGGCAGGTAAATCATAGCAATCCTTTTGGGAAGAATTCAGAATCTGGACCGGATGTTTAGGCGCAGTGGAAGTTCCTAATGCTATCAAGTATCGATTATTGGTTTCGTGTTGAAAGAGGGTTTTAGGCGCAGTAGCCAAGTCTTTCCAAATTCACTGCATTTCTACGCAAATATTCTACAATCAACCGATATTTCGAACCAGGATAACCATAGCCAAAGCAAATTAGTTCCCGACTTCAACTTATACAAGACTTGAATTCAATGATACCAAATTAATCTAACATATTACCTAAAGTAATTAGCAGATGAAAGGGGTGTAAGACAAAAATAGAAAGCCCTAACAAAACTCAAGAACGCCAATTCCTGGGGTTTGAGAAAAGGGTTGAAGATGGAAAATAAATCTTTGGATagacaaaattaataaaaattgaaCAACTCAGTCTGCATAAAatggaaacaaaaaaaatcacctGGAGTAAGGGATATAGAGTGGGTTTGCAGCCGTTCTAGCACAGGGCGCCGGAGGTGGTGGGAAGAGGTCGGTGGTTGTGTAAAAGAATCACAGAGATATAGGACGGAGAGAGGTTTGGTGAGCAGAAAATAGTGGGGTACTTTAGGAAATATGAATACATTAGGAatagtatattttttctttttcaaattaCACCTTCCTTTTCAAACTACACCTTCTCCAAGTTGATTTTAGGGAaggtctaatacacaaataaccctctgaacttgtttaaatattgcaactgcccccctcaactttcaattgtaacaacttaccctttaaacttatccaattgtaaaacataacctcaAATTGGGAAattttttaccccgtatttgaagcaaccgtaaaaaagttttcccggattcgtatcacgccaaagatctgattatcatactccacgagcgatgcagattttgtatttcacatgtttcttcaattccattccatgtcagcaatttggggttatattttacaattggacaagtttaaggggtaagttgttacaattggacaagtttgaagggtaagttgttacaattgaaagttgaaggggacagttgcaatatttgaacaagttcagggggttatttatttattaggcCTTTAGGGAATTGCATATTTAACGCATAAGTAAGTTGTATAAATTTATGGGATAAGATATACCTAACGTTTACACTCCGGACTAATTTTCttctaatatttaaaatattataattttatttttaatgttagtagccaaaaacaattttatccgTAATATTaataagtttgatcaatttcatGTATCATTATTCTACATGTAAATATTCTGTACCAATTGCACAGTTGTTGTTTCGGgaagaaaaaaattcatattgtttgtgatttaataatagacttagagattaatatttttaaattcgataaaatttttgaattttttttgtctaactcgtacaaaatgcaatatatttttttattttttcacgtctaattatatgtttgtgatctattactaattaatgataaaatagTGCATATATGAAGTGTAATgccaagattcatgaccgagaaaatagtttaatgaattatttctcaaattaaccaaaCTTATCAACGTTGGGAGTAAAATTACACCAATTtagacaacaacaacaataacaaagcctaagtcccgaaatgattcaggatcggctaacatgaaccgtcatacgaaaccgtgaaatcaaatcGTGTCAGCGATATAATTGTCTCACTCCACTCTGttctatccactaccatattttttcCAATccacaataaactcatatcactctcaatcaccctcttccaaAGTTGCTTAGATCTCCCGCTACACCTCACCATTGCATtcatttgccactcttcagtcctcctaaccggcgcatcaagcgctcttcgtcttacatggctggttttctctcattttattctcaatagatgcaacccctacttttgtcctaattatttcattgcTCATCTAATCCTTTTTCATATGACCACACATTCATCTCAAAATACACATCTCCGTCACTGACATCTTATTAATGTGACAGTATTTCACTGACCAACATtctgtaccatataacaatgcaggtctaattgccgtgcggtagaattttcccttcaatctattagacactaggaataaaattgctcttgattgtaaacgttagggaatttttttgcaccttatccctaaatttATTGATTATGTAGCTAAAACAATATAAGTTTACTTTCCCACATTTTTTGTTAGTTATACGTATTGCTATGATTTTGAACACATGAACCTTAAAAAATCATAtagtatttggtcattcaccgctatatataggcttattagaatcctaagataGAGATTTAAAGCATTctaaggtttagatttaataagcctagatctaacggtgaatgacgaAATTCAccataataaatattttcaacattttgatttttttttttgtgattaacgTATATGtagtatttttaattattagtagcATGTTAGGAGAGAGTTTTTGTTTAATTATGCTAGTAACACAATAAATATCTTAGtcgatgagacgaaagaaggcgtggagaggaagttgaaactatggagacaaactttggaatctagaggctttaagttgagccgaagtaaaaCGGAATGTTTGAAGTGTAAATTTAGCGATGACAGAAGTAGGGAGGCAGGCGCAATCACCCTGGATGGCAGGGTTATCCAGGACTTGAATTGTTTCCGTTATTTGGGGTCTATTATTTAAACGGGTGGAGAAATAGATGGAGATATTGCTCATaagattaaatctggttggtcgaAATGGAGGAGTGCTAAAGGTTTCCTTGTTAGCAGAGTTTTTAGACTTCGTGTCTGGTAGGTTAAGTTTAGCTTTTAATGGATTTCTAGATTGAAAATCTATTTGGGCTAAATGATATAGGCCTCGTGGGTGGGCTGGAATGATATCACTAGCTCATAAATTAAGCCATTTACCCTTTAATGGACTTCTCCTAGTCTCACAAGTGAATTAATAAATGGGAAATGAATTTGGGAAAAtgacacagaaattcatcttttaaaaactattcacaactatatcaagtcataattttagattatcaaactagtaaaatcagtactttaatgtattttaaggattagaatttataaattagaagtctaaaatatattttctagggtttatgatttttatgaattggagtctagaatttttaaattatggtgtaaaatcataatatataaaaaaaacaatgacataataagaattaagtttggtgatatgatttaattgtaattttatacttaattatgatattcatgtatttgacccgaTGAATTTTAAGGAGTTACAAAGGATGGAATAAATATTTGATATGTATTTTAAGGGATACAAACTATCATAGTCTTAAAAAATATGAGAAAATACTAATCTTTATCCAaagattttaattatttatctaaagGATAATTAGCCACACGTTccgctatttatttattttaagacaGGAGAGagtggttttaattttataaagtcCAAAAGTATATGCATTTATATGCAAGTTAAAGTAGGTATGTATTTAGTTAGTCATCAAAATAAGTAAAACAATAAACTTGATGATAAATATCATTTAAACCAATTGATTTGAAACCCAAATAAATATCTTTTTATGTTGTGTTATTCCAGTCATAGAAAAGGTTCAGTTTGTTTATGTTCCTTCGACATTTTGTAGAGTCACTCTTTTTTTCAAACCTTTTATTTTGACGTTCTTAATCAGATCGTTATAGGTTCATCAATCTCCATtagttcgtccccgaaccataCATAAGTAGAAAATCTCTctaataccaattgtaacaGTTTGTTTCAATCTCATGAAAATATTGTCTTTGGCTCAAATCTAACAACTTGAACCTCATAGTTTTAAAATACGTCTACACTTATTAGATACATTACAAATAAACTTCAATCACTCTCTATCAATTCCGATGTGAGATTCAGTTTATTCTTAACAATCGTTATCCTTAGAACCGCTACTTACTCAAATCTTCTACCCTAGCGCAATCCACTCCCAAACCAGTTTAGTTACACATTCATTGGGTAGACAAGATATTCATATTGGGTGGGAAGGCAAAAGTTTCTGCAATTCACATTTCTGATCATCAAAAAGATACCAACAACATCAATTTAAGAAAAGCCAGAACATGATTTAGCCTAAACATCAAATCTATCAATCAAAACATTGAACAAGAAATAAAACAGATCCCTAAACTTTAGAATCTGATATTGAATTGAAATCAATCATACTTGTCTCTCCAAgaataaacaagaaagaaaaccCAAGAAAGAGCCAAAGCAACATCACCTACAACAAGCCTAGGCAAATCATGAGCAAGATGTTCAAGTTTCCTCTCAAAGTAGACTCTCCAAATTGCCATTAAAACATGAAGAACAACACATCCTTTAGCAAAGAATACCTGGAAATCTCTATCCTTAATCAATGCTACCATAAACAGCAACAAACCAATTCCAAACAAGAGCAACCCAGAAAACGAATCAGAAGTTTGAATCAACAATTGGTCATGAGGTGTTGATCCTTTTAACTTCGTAGCTACTTCAATTCCATGGCCAAAAACACTAACCTCATTACTGTAAAACATCATTAGAGCTCCACATGTTAGAGCTATCAAAGAATGTAGAACACATATCAATAAGAACCCAGATGATGAATCCATTTGATTCTTCTTCGATCTCCAACTCAATCACAACTTACAATCATAATAATATATGCTTATCATAAGGTAAAAGGGAACCAATTGATAGAAACCCTCTAACCCACTTATAATTTGGGATTAATCAATTATTCACATGAAAAAGATCCGTACAACCCAATTGAGAATCGGAATCCATTAAAACAAGTAAATCTGAGAATTAAATAAGTCAACTGATTCTTAAAAGCAAAAACCTCTGTATGTAGTAGCTCTAACCTTGGAATGGAGCGAACTACAGTGAAAGAttgaagaataaaaaaatatctgAAGAGCTGTCGAAGAAGTAGAATAAGATGAAAAGAAAGTGAAAGGGTTGGGGTTGGGGTTGGGGGTTTTAGCATCCAATTCGAGATGACGATGGATTTATGGGTCCTATCAATGACCATGGAAATAATTTTGTGGGtcatctctctcttcttcttgtaCAAAGTCCATAATATGGGTTTTCAGTATTATTTAGgggtaaataatattttttagttaattttaaagttaaataatttattagtttttacATTTTACCtgatatattgacatcatattttaatatattatttagtttttaattttttattttattcaaaattattcaaatatttgaaaCATCTAACTATTAAACGCCGCCGCCGTCTCTCTCGAGTCCGCAACCTACGAAGACGCCGCCGTCGTGAGTTTCGTCGCCGGTGAGAGAGTCCTTCCGATCTGGTGAAGGTTTGTCTCAATCCTTTTGAgagttttttgtgttttttggttGTGAGTTGATGGTTTTCCGGATGAGGTTCTGATCTCGGTCTTGTTTTGCTTCTCCTGCTGTTTTTGCTGTTATTGATGTTTAGATGTATTGTTATTGATCAAAACCAGTTTCCCCTGTGTTTGGAGTTTTCATTTCATTCTTGATTGCGATTAAGAGGACCGGTAGTGAGGGTAGTATTTCTGTGTTTGTGGTTCTTCGTCAAATTGGAGGCAGGGAAGGTCACTGATTCTGATTGATATGGAGAGGGAAATGGAGGGTCTGAGAATTGAAGGAGAAGAAGGGGGCACCTTGAGTTGGTAGCGCCACCTATAGCAGAAATTGTGGTGGACTCTAGACTTCGGTTCCTGGGGCGGTTTGCTACTGATAGACCGCTCAATTTTCTGAGTATGAGAAATCGATTGGCAGTCTTATGGAGACCAGTTAGGGGCGTTGAAATTCAAGAGGTTAGTCCTAATCTTTACTCTTTTGAGTTCTTTCATCCAATTGATAGAGATAGGGTGATTGCTGGAGGTCCTTGGTCTTTTGACAATTATATATTGATTATGAATGTCTGGAATTTGGGTGTGCATATAGATGATGTGAATTTATTGAATTACTCTATTTGGGTGCAAATTTATGGACTTCCTGTGGGGACTATGTCTGAATTAGTTGGCAAACAACTAGGAAATTTCCTAGGGACCTTTGAGGAGTAcgatataaataataattttggtATTCACAGACAGTTTATGCGTATCAGAGTCAGTCTGGACAGTGAACGCCCGTTGAAAAGGTTTAAAAAACTGAGGAGCACTGGAAATGTGTGGTCTTTAGCTACTTTCAAATATGAGCGATTAGGTATTTTCTGCTATGTGTGTGGTTGCATGGGGCATACAGAACGCTTTTGTGAGAGAGTTTTCAATATGCAGGGGGGTGAGATTCAGAGAGAGTGGGGGGAATGGCTTAAAGCCCCAGTAAGAAGAGGTGGAGACAATAGTGGGGCAAAATGGTTAATAGATAGCAATGGGGGAGGGGGCTGAGGGGGTTCGGAGGTGGTAGGGGAGGGGGAACGGGAGCTATGAGGGATATAACTAATACAGGGAGAGGGAAGGAAGTGAGGGGGATGAACAAACAAGTCAGGGAGGGGGAGAGAGAAGTCATGATCTGTCCATTTACAGGGCCTTTCTTTAAGCCTTTAGTGAATGATGAGGGTAAAGAGATGGGGGGTGAGGATGAGGGAGATAAGGGGGAAGATACTGAGATGGAACTAAATGATgttagaaagagaagaagggaggaTAAGGGAAAGGGGAGGGATGGGGGGGGGAGAGGATAGGCAGGAGGGGGAAGTCTCTGTTCTTGGAAAGGATAAGGGGAGTTCTATAGAAAATGGTTCGGCGAGCCCTAAAATACAGGGCCGCCGGGGGGAATGAGTTGTTTAAGCTGGAACTGTCTTGGCCTGGGAAACCACCGGGCAGTTCGCTCCTTAAAGGAGCTTGTTTCTTCCCAAAGCCCTAATATTGTATTTCTGATGGAAACACTAGTAGAGGACCAGAGAGTAAGTTTGCTTAAACAACAGTTAAAGTTTGAGGGAGCATTCCCTGTCAGTAGAAGAGGCAGTGGTGGAGGTTTAGCTTTGTTATGGAAAGCAGGGACTCGGGTGGTGATCAAAAGTTTCTCTGATCATCATATTGAGGCAATTATCACTAATTCTTCTCAGGGTGATTGGAGATTGGTGGGCTTCTATGGTTTTGCTGATCGTAGTAGGCAAGGAGAGTCGTGGGAATTATTGAGGAGATTAGCCAGAGATGCTTCTATCCCATGGGTAGTGATTGGAGATTTTAATTGCATTCTGAATTCTGATGAAAAGGTGGGTGGAGCGGTTTACCCTAACCCCTTAATGCAAGAGTTTGCCAAAACGATTGAGGAGTGTGATCTGAGTGAACTAGTTCTAAATGGTAACCGTTTTACTTGGGAAAGAGGTAGAGGGTC encodes:
- the LOC136220666 gene encoding uncharacterized protein, producing the protein MDSSSGFLLICVLHSLIALTCGALMMFYSNEVSVFGHGIEVATKLKGSTPHDQLLIQTSDSFSGLLLFGIGLLLFMVALIKDRDFQVFFAKGCVVLHVLMAIWRVYFERKLEHLAHDLPRLVVGDVALALSWVFFLVYSWRDKYD